One stretch of Synechococcus sp. UW179A DNA includes these proteins:
- a CDS encoding response regulator transcription factor, translating into MGPIQPTQVTFATASTSAASNNVSDAHLLVVEDDNSIRETVKEALKAEGFDVSACGNGSEALAMLTGPEANSVDALVLDLMLPGLGGLDLCRELRKLNNSTPILVISARDSETDRVLGLEVGADDYLVKPFGLRELVARCRALLRRSQRISPESTDTDDVIEHANLCLYCKECRVTRNGEDLSLAPKEYKILELLMRNPKRVWSRDQLLEQIWGIDFVGDTKTVDVHIRWLREKIETTPSSPNHIRTVRGFGYRFG; encoded by the coding sequence CCGCAAGCACCTCCGCCGCATCCAACAACGTCAGTGATGCTCACCTTCTGGTTGTTGAGGACGACAACTCCATCAGAGAGACCGTCAAGGAAGCGCTTAAAGCCGAGGGCTTTGATGTCAGTGCCTGCGGGAATGGAAGCGAAGCCTTGGCCATGCTCACCGGACCGGAGGCAAACAGCGTTGATGCGCTAGTGCTTGATTTGATGCTTCCAGGACTGGGAGGACTGGATCTCTGCCGCGAGCTCAGGAAGCTCAACAACAGCACTCCGATCCTTGTCATCAGCGCCAGGGACAGCGAAACCGATCGAGTCCTCGGCCTCGAGGTGGGTGCTGATGATTATCTGGTCAAACCATTCGGGCTCAGGGAGTTGGTGGCCCGATGCCGGGCCCTGCTGCGCCGCTCCCAGCGAATCAGCCCCGAATCCACAGACACGGATGACGTCATTGAACACGCCAACCTCTGTCTTTACTGCAAGGAATGCCGGGTGACGCGGAACGGAGAGGATCTCAGCCTTGCCCCCAAGGAGTACAAGATTCTGGAACTACTGATGCGCAACCCGAAGCGTGTCTGGAGCCGCGATCAACTGCTCGAACAAATCTGGGGCATCGACTTCGTCGGGGACACCAAAACCGTCGACGTGCATATCCGATGGTTGAGAGAAAAAATCGAGACCACTCCCTCCTCTCCTAACCACATCCGAACGGTGCGTGGATTCGGATATCGATTCGGCTGA